A stretch of the Acanthochromis polyacanthus isolate Apoly-LR-REF ecotype Palm Island chromosome 22, KAUST_Apoly_ChrSc, whole genome shotgun sequence genome encodes the following:
- the LOC127531791 gene encoding uncharacterized protein LOC127531791 produces MSLRRTLDKRPDMKAHFVEFMQKMLDNKHAELAPPCNENKETWYLPIFGVYHPQKPGKIRVVFDSSAQFDGVSLNDCLLSGPDLNNTLIGVLLRFRKEPVAITADIEQMFYCFVVQEDHRDYLRFLWYEDNDLAKDVVDYRMRVHVFGNSPSPAVAIYGLRMAAKEAEGEYGTDARNFIEQDFYVDDALKSFSTEAEAVDVLQRAQKMLALSNLRLHKIASNKVEVVNAFPPEDRAKEIKDLDLSTDKPPVQRSLGVIWDTTSDTFTFDVPQEQKPFTRRGVLSTVNSLFDPLGLLAPVTIKGRLLLRELSSSNLEWDSPLPQDMYDDWRKWHDSLQHLKALSIPRTYVSFSISQANFIELCVFSDASVKAIAAVAYLRVTHEDNHNEVGFVMGKAKLAPMPELTVPRLELCAAVLAVEMSELLREELKLKIDKTSFYTDSKVVLGYIHNQHRRFHVYVNNRVQRIKQSSLPDQWKYVPTEHNPADHGSRSLPAEKISSTTWWSGPAILFDKTTVTPEKGPFKLIDPESDVEIRQNVTTLVTGTNHKALGSSRFERFSKWTSIVRAVTYLCHIAHSFKSRDKRECKRWHLCKSSLTEEAVTKAEHTIIKCVQHEVYAEEIKCIKTKQDIPRNSSLYKLNPIIDHEDLLRVGGRLSESKLQSHEIHPLLIPGKHHIATLLIRHHHNAVKHQGRHFTEGAVRASGVWLVGAKRSISSVIHKCVICRKLRGKTEQQIMADLPAERLQTDSPFSYVGLDVFGPWEVTTRRTKGGQANSKRWAVIFTCMSTRAIHIEVIETLSSSSFINALRRFFALRGPAKQLRSDCGTNFVGASKELKLDPPKPNETSVEDYLCEQRCSWVFNPPHSSHMGGTWERMIGIARRILDSMLLQSGNPKLTHEVLTTLLAEVTAIINARPLVPVSSDPEAPLILTPMTLLTQKTNAIPIPSGDFNKADMFKHQWKRVQVLADTFWARWRKEYLNMLQSRQKWQRNRPNLKEGDIILLKDKQLKRNEWPMGIIVKTLPSKDGVVRKLEVKVSGEKTSKTFSRPISDCILILSTV; encoded by the coding sequence ATGTCTCTGCGACGTACGCTTGACAAGAGACCAGACATGAAGGCGCACTTTGTTGAGTTTATGCAGAAGATGCTTGACAACAAACATGCAGAGTTGGCACCACCttgcaatgaaaacaaagagacCTGGTATCTCCCCATTTTCGGCGTATACCACCCACAGAAGCCAGGGAAGATCCGTGTGGTGTTTGATTCCAGTGCGCAGTTTGATGGAGTGTCTCTCAATGACTGTCTATTGTCAGGGCCTGATCTAAATAACACACTCATAGGTGTCCTCCTTCGCTTTAGAAAAGAACCTGTTGCTATCACAGCCGACATCGAGCAGATGTTTTACTGCTTTGTCGTCCAGGAAGATCACAGGGATTACCTTCGCTTCCTTTGGTACGAAGACAACGATTTGGCCAAAGATGTCGTGGACTATCGCATGCGGGTACATGTCTTTGGTAATAGTCCCTCACCAGCAGTGGCGATCTATGGGTTGAGGATGGCAGCAAAGGAGGCAGAAGGTGAATATGGAACTGATGCTCGAAACTTCATAGAACAAGATTTCTATGTGGATGATGCGTTAAAGTCCTTCTCGACAGAAGCAGAGGCTGTTGACGTACTACAGAGAGCCCAGAAAATGCTTGCTCTTTCTAATCTACGTCTTCACAAGATAGCCTCCAACAAAGTGGAAGTAGTGAATGCTTTCCCACCTGAAGACAGGGCAAAAGAAATCAAAGACCTTGATCTGTCAACTGACAAGCCCCCAGTCCAGCGTAGTTTGGGTGTGATTTGGGACACCACATCAGACACTTTCACATTTGATGTTCCACAAGAGCAAAAGCCCTTTACACGACGTGGTGTGCTCTCAACTGTAAACAGCCTGTTCGATCCTCTAGGGCTGCTTGCACCTGTAACTATCAAAGGAAGACTTCTTCTCAGAGAGCTCTCCAGCAGCAATCTTGAGTGGGACAGTCCGTTGCCTCAAGACATGTACGACGATTGGAGAAAATGGCATGACTCTCTGCAGCATCTCAAAGCTCTGAGCATTCCCCGTACGTATGTTTCCTTCTCTATCTCACAAGCCAACTTTATCGaactctgtgtgttctcagatGCTTCAGTTAAAGCTATAGCTGCAGTGGCTTACTTGAGAGTCACTCATGAAGACAACCACAATGAAGTCGGGTTTGTCATGGGTAAGGCGAAACTAGCCCCCATGCCAGAGCTCACCGTCCCGAGGTTAGAACTGTGTGCTGCAGTGCTAGCAGTGGAAATGTCTGAGCTTCTCAGAGAGGAACTAAAGCTGAAAATTGACAAGACCTCATTTTACACTGACAGCAAAGTGGTGTTAGGATACATCCACAACCAACACCGACGATTCCATGTGTATGTGAACAATCGTGTCCAGAGAATCAAGCAATCGTCTCTGCCAGATCAGTGGAAGTATGTCCCGACAGAGCACAATCCTGCTGATCATGGATCTCGCTCACTGCCAGCAGAGAAGATCTCCAGCACCACATGGTGGTCTGGTCCAGCCATTCTCTTTGACAAAACCACTGTCACTCCTGAAAAAGGCCCATTCAAGCTCATTGATCCAGAGTCAGATGTTGAAATTCGACAGAATGTAACAACTCTTGTGACTGGCACAAACCACAAAGCCTTGGGTTCATCACGTTTTGAACGTTTCTCAAAGTGGACCTCAATAGTCAGAGCAGTAACTTACCTATGTCATATTGCTCACAGTTTCAAGTCCAGAGACAAACGAGAATGTAAACGCTGGCATCTTTGCAAATCAAGCCTCACAGAAGAAGCTGTGACAAAAGCAGAGCACACAATCATCAAATGTGTTCAACATGAAGTGTACGCAGAAGAAATTAAGTGCatcaagacaaaacaagacataccACGAAACAGTTCACTTTACAAGCTCAATCCGATCATTGACCATGAAGATCTACTTCGAGTAGGTGGACGTCTGTCAGAGTCAAAGCTACAGAGTCACGAAATCCATCCTCTGCTGATCCCAGGAAAGCATCACATTGCTACACTGCTCATTCGACATCACCACAACGCTGTTAAGCATCAAGGAAGACACTTCACTGAGGGAGCTGTGAGAGCAAGTGGCGTGTGGTTAGTGGGTGCCAAAAGATCTATCAGCAGTGTCATCCACAAATGTGTGATCTGTAGAAAGCTACGAGGCAAGACAGAGCAACAAATCATGGCAGACCTGCCCGCCGAACGTTTACAAACCGATTCCCCATTTTCCTATGTTGGCCTGGATGTATTCGGACCGTGGGAGGTTACAACACGACGCACTAAAGGTGGTCAAGCCAACAGCAAAAGATGGGCAGTGATATTCACTTGTATGTCTACAAGAGCCATTCATATTGAAGTGATTGAAACACTCAGCTCATCAAGTTTCATAAATGCTCTTCGTAGATTTTTTGCACTCAGAGGTCCTGCTAAACAGCTAAGATCCGACTGCGGAACCAACTTTGTTGGTGCATCGAAAGAGTTGAAGTTGGATCCTCCAAAGCCCAATGAGACAAGTGTGGAAGACTACTTATGCGAACAGAGGTGCTCCTGGGTTTTCAACCCTCCTCACTCATCCCACATGGGAGGCACATGGGAGCGTATGATCGGGATAGCACGACGCATACTGGACTCAATGCTCTTGCAATCAGGAAACCCCAAGTTAACCCATGAGGTCCTCACAACACTGTTGGCTGAAGTCACGGCCATTATCAATGCAAGGCCCTTGGTACCAGTCTCTTCTGATCCTGAAGCTCCTTTAATCTTGACTCCTATGACGCTTCTCACACAAAAGACTAATGCAATCCCGATTCCATCAGGGGATTTCAACAAAGCTGACATGTTCAAACATCAGTGGAAGAGAGTTCAAGTTCTTGCTGACACTTTTTGGGCCCGCTGGCGAAAAGAGtacctgaacatgctccaaagTCGTCAGAAGTGGCAGCGCAACAGACCGAATCTAAAAGAAGGTGACATCATTCTTCTCAAGGACAAACAACTAAAACGGAACGAATGGCCAATGGGAATCATTGTCAAGACTCTCCCGAGCAAAGATGGAGTCGTAAGGAAGCTGGAGGTCAAGGTGTCAGGGGAGAAGACTTCAAAGACTTTTTCTAGACCTATTTCGGACTGTATACTTATTTTATCTACAGTTTAG